The following are from one region of the Vibrio hyugaensis genome:
- the ispA gene encoding (2E,6E)-farnesyl diphosphate synthase, with protein MQETLTSYQQRNNQQLNQWLEQLPHQEQPLIQAMKYGLLLGGKRVRPFLVYITGQMLGCEPEDLDTPASAIECIHAYSLIHDDLPAMDDDDLRRGQPTCHIKFDEATAILTGDALQTLAFTILAEGELNPNAESHRIKMVQALAQSSGANGMCVGQALDLGAENRRVSLAELEEIHRNKTGALINCAVKLGALAAGDKGLEVMPHLERYSKAIGLAFQVQDDILDIISDTETLGKPQGSDQELNKSTYPSLLGLEGAMEKAHTLLQEALQALEAIPYNTQLLEEFARYVIERKN; from the coding sequence ATGCAAGAGACATTGACGTCTTATCAACAAAGAAATAACCAACAGTTAAATCAATGGCTTGAGCAATTACCTCATCAAGAACAGCCGTTGATTCAAGCCATGAAATACGGCCTACTCCTCGGCGGTAAACGTGTTCGTCCCTTCCTTGTTTACATCACTGGTCAAATGCTAGGTTGTGAACCTGAAGACCTAGATACGCCGGCTTCTGCGATTGAGTGTATCCATGCCTACTCTCTTATCCATGATGATCTACCTGCTATGGATGACGACGACCTGCGCCGTGGACAGCCGACTTGCCACATCAAATTTGATGAAGCGACAGCCATTCTGACCGGTGACGCACTGCAAACCCTCGCATTTACGATCCTTGCGGAAGGCGAACTGAATCCGAACGCAGAAAGCCACCGTATAAAGATGGTGCAAGCCCTTGCACAAAGTTCTGGTGCGAATGGCATGTGCGTTGGTCAAGCATTGGACTTAGGTGCAGAAAATCGTCGAGTGTCTCTCGCAGAATTGGAAGAAATTCATCGCAATAAGACTGGTGCACTGATTAACTGTGCCGTAAAACTAGGCGCACTTGCCGCTGGCGATAAGGGCCTAGAGGTTATGCCTCACCTTGAGCGCTACTCTAAAGCGATCGGTCTGGCGTTTCAGGTTCAAGACGATATTCTTGATATAATTAGTGATACAGAAACATTGGGTAAGCCTCAAGGTTCAGACCAAGAGCTAAACAAGAGCACTTACCCATCTTTACTGGGGTTAGAGGGAGCAATGGAGAAAGCTCACACTCTGTTGCAAGAAGCACTTCAAGCATTGGAGGCAATCCCATACAATACTCAGTTACTCGAAGAGTTCGCCCGATATGTCATCGAGCGCAAGAACTAA
- the thiL gene encoding thiamine-phosphate kinase, whose amino-acid sequence MSGEFNLIDKYFVGRQSQRKDVHLAAGDDCALVKAPANVQIAISTDTLVAGTHFLSDANPAWVAHKALASNISDLAAMGATPAWVSFALTMPEPDEAWLAPFCDAFFELADYFGIQLIGGDTTKGPLSLTLTVQGFVPEGKALTRSGAKVGDWVYVTGNLGDAKAGLDVVLDNTLRTRIAAPELEKAHYLSTPRVLVGQALVGLASSAIDISDGLISDIKHILKRSDVGVSLDVSQLPISSELVQFLDDKVSAQQYALSSGEEYELCFTVPEQNNGSLQSALSHAGCKFTCIGQIRPKGTFELHDNNQPLDWELSGFDHFR is encoded by the coding sequence AGTGAAAGCACCTGCGAATGTACAAATTGCTATTAGTACCGATACGCTGGTGGCAGGCACGCACTTTCTTTCTGATGCTAACCCTGCGTGGGTGGCGCACAAAGCATTAGCGTCAAACATCAGTGATTTAGCGGCAATGGGTGCAACACCTGCTTGGGTAAGCTTTGCGTTAACTATGCCAGAGCCAGATGAAGCATGGCTTGCCCCTTTTTGTGATGCGTTTTTTGAGTTAGCTGATTACTTTGGTATTCAACTTATTGGGGGCGATACGACCAAAGGGCCGCTTAGCCTAACACTGACCGTACAAGGCTTTGTTCCTGAAGGAAAAGCACTGACTCGCTCTGGCGCGAAAGTTGGGGATTGGGTCTATGTTACGGGCAATCTTGGCGATGCCAAAGCAGGTCTGGATGTCGTTCTTGATAACACATTACGTACTCGAATAGCTGCCCCAGAGTTAGAGAAAGCACATTATCTCAGTACGCCACGCGTGTTGGTAGGGCAAGCATTAGTCGGCTTAGCGTCATCAGCAATTGATATTTCTGATGGCTTAATTTCCGATATCAAACATATTCTTAAGCGTTCTGATGTTGGAGTCAGTTTAGATGTGTCCCAACTGCCGATATCTTCAGAATTGGTTCAATTTTTAGATGATAAGGTAAGCGCACAGCAGTATGCTTTATCCAGTGGCGAAGAGTACGAACTGTGCTTTACTGTGCCTGAGCAGAACAACGGTTCATTGCAAAGTGCGTTGTCGCACGCTGGGTGTAAGTTTACGTGCATTGGCCAAATTCGACCAAAAGGTACCTTCGAGCTGCACGACAACAATCAACCTCTTGATTGGGAACTCAGTGGCTTTGACCACTTTAGATAA
- the dxs gene encoding 1-deoxy-D-xylulose-5-phosphate synthase, producing the protein MTLDISKYPTLALANTPEELRLLPKETLPTLCDELRTYLLNSVSQSSGHLASGLGTVELTVALHYVYNTPVDQLIWDVGHQAYPHKILTGRRDQMPTIRQKGGLHPFPWREESEYDTLSVGHSSTSISAALGMAISAQKEDEGRKVVSVIGDGAITAGMAFEAMNHAGDVHPDMLVILNDNEMSISENVGALNNHLAKVLSGSLYTSIREGGKKVLSGVPPIKELVRRTEEHLKGMVVPGTLFEELGFNYIGPIDGHDVNELVKTLKNMRELKGPQFLHIMTKKGKGYEPAEKDPIGYHGVPKFDPSHNSLPKSSGGKPTFSKIFGDFLCDMAAQDPKLMAITPAMREGSGMVRFSKEYPEQYFDVAIAEQHAVTLATGMAIAGDHPIVAIYSTFLQRGYDQLIHDVAIMDLPVMFAIDRAGLVGADGQTHQGAFDLSFMRCIPNMVIMAPSDENECRQMLYTGHKHTGPSAVRYPRGSGMGTEIEPEFTALEIGKGRVLRKGEKVAILNFGTFLGNALEAAENLDATVADMRFVKPLDEELIRQLASEHDVLVTLEENAIAGGAGAGVIEFMMQDKIIKPVLNLGLPDRFIPQGTQDELHEELGLDAKGIEKSINEYLAK; encoded by the coding sequence ATGACTCTTGATATTTCAAAGTACCCAACACTGGCGTTAGCAAATACACCGGAAGAGTTGCGTCTTCTTCCGAAAGAAACATTGCCAACTTTGTGCGATGAATTACGCACGTATCTGCTAAATTCAGTGAGTCAGTCTAGCGGACATTTAGCGTCTGGCTTAGGCACAGTAGAGCTAACCGTTGCTCTGCATTATGTTTACAACACTCCAGTGGACCAATTGATCTGGGACGTGGGTCATCAGGCTTACCCACACAAAATTCTTACTGGCCGTCGTGACCAAATGCCAACCATCCGCCAAAAAGGCGGCCTTCACCCATTCCCATGGCGTGAAGAGAGCGAATACGACACGCTATCTGTTGGCCACTCATCGACTTCTATCAGTGCAGCGCTCGGTATGGCGATCAGTGCACAAAAAGAAGATGAAGGTCGAAAGGTGGTAAGTGTTATTGGTGATGGTGCAATCACAGCAGGTATGGCATTCGAGGCCATGAACCATGCTGGTGACGTTCATCCTGATATGCTAGTGATTCTAAACGACAACGAGATGTCGATTTCAGAAAACGTTGGCGCATTGAACAACCACCTTGCTAAAGTCCTTTCTGGTAGCTTATACACCTCTATCCGTGAAGGTGGGAAGAAAGTGCTGTCTGGCGTTCCTCCAATTAAAGAGTTGGTTCGTCGTACAGAAGAGCACCTTAAAGGCATGGTTGTTCCTGGTACATTATTCGAAGAGCTTGGTTTTAACTACATCGGCCCTATCGATGGTCACGATGTTAACGAGTTAGTCAAAACGCTGAAAAACATGCGTGAGCTGAAAGGCCCTCAATTCCTGCACATCATGACCAAGAAAGGCAAAGGTTATGAACCAGCAGAAAAAGATCCTATCGGCTACCATGGAGTTCCAAAGTTCGACCCATCACATAACAGTTTGCCGAAGAGCAGTGGCGGTAAACCGACCTTCTCTAAGATCTTTGGTGACTTCCTATGTGATATGGCCGCGCAAGATCCTAAGCTAATGGCGATTACGCCAGCGATGCGTGAAGGCTCTGGCATGGTTCGTTTCTCGAAAGAGTACCCAGAACAGTACTTTGATGTTGCAATTGCAGAGCAGCATGCTGTGACGCTAGCAACAGGCATGGCGATTGCCGGCGATCACCCGATCGTCGCTATCTACTCAACCTTCTTGCAGCGTGGCTACGATCAGTTAATCCACGACGTGGCGATCATGGATTTACCTGTCATGTTCGCTATCGACCGTGCAGGTCTGGTTGGCGCAGATGGTCAAACTCACCAAGGCGCGTTCGACCTTAGCTTCATGCGTTGTATCCCAAACATGGTGATCATGGCACCAAGTGATGAAAACGAATGTCGTCAAATGCTGTACACCGGTCATAAACACACTGGACCAAGTGCAGTTCGCTACCCTCGCGGCAGCGGCATGGGCACAGAAATCGAGCCAGAATTTACTGCACTTGAGATTGGTAAAGGCCGTGTGCTTCGTAAAGGCGAAAAAGTCGCGATTCTAAACTTCGGCACCTTCTTAGGTAACGCGCTAGAAGCGGCTGAAAATCTGGATGCAACCGTCGCAGACATGCGCTTCGTGAAACCACTTGATGAAGAATTGATTCGCCAGCTAGCGTCTGAGCACGATGTATTAGTCACGCTAGAAGAAAACGCAATTGCTGGCGGTGCGGGTGCGGGTGTGATTGAGTTTATGATGCAAGATAAGATCATCAAGCCTGTGCTAAATCTTGGCTTGCCTGATCGCTTTATTCCTCAAGGCACACAAGACGAACTTCATGAAGAACTTGGCTTAGACGCGAAGGGCATTGAGAAGTCGATCAACGAATATCTCGCGAAGTAA
- the pgpA gene encoding phosphatidylglycerophosphatase A, with product MTNPLSLISLKNPWHLLATGFGSGLSPVVPGTMGTLAAVPLFLLLAQLPFPLYVVLVLISCVIGIKICQVTSDDMGVHDHGSIVWDEFAGFWITMSLVPALNIPVTEWKWLLTGFILFRFFDMVKPWPIGWLDKRVHGGLGIMIDDIVAGIMAGIALFLVAKYAGWM from the coding sequence ATGACCAATCCCCTCTCTCTGATTTCATTAAAGAACCCGTGGCATCTTTTGGCAACGGGTTTTGGTAGCGGCTTATCACCAGTGGTTCCAGGAACTATGGGGACGTTGGCAGCTGTGCCGTTATTCTTGTTACTGGCGCAGTTACCCTTCCCACTGTATGTCGTATTAGTACTCATCTCTTGTGTTATTGGTATTAAGATCTGCCAAGTGACATCAGATGACATGGGGGTTCATGACCATGGCTCAATCGTGTGGGATGAGTTTGCAGGCTTTTGGATCACCATGAGCTTAGTACCAGCACTAAATATCCCAGTCACGGAATGGAAGTGGTTGCTGACTGGTTTTATTTTGTTCCGCTTCTTTGACATGGTAAAACCATGGCCAATTGGCTGGTTGGATAAACGTGTTCACGGTGGTTTGGGTATCATGATTGATGATATCGTGGCCGGTATCATGGCGGGTATCGCACTGTTCTTAGTGGCGAAATACGCAGGTTGGATGTAG